Genomic window (Phycisphaerae bacterium):
CGTAGACGTGGTTGTAGAGCATCCAGATGTGCGTCGGGTCGTAGTGCACCACGATCGCCGCTCCGTCCGACCCGGAGTCCGGGTAGTCGGTCGGGTAGAACCCGTACACCTCGTTCTGGCTGATGATCACGTCGCTCGCCTGCTTGATGTCGATCGCGTTCTCGCCGTTGTGGTGGATGACGTTGCGGCCGATGTACACGTGGCTTGCCGGGTTCGCCCGGCCGCCGCCGTGGTACACCTGCACGCCGTCCTCGCCATTGTGGTGAAGCTCGTTGTCCACCACCCACACCCGATTCGTGCCGCTCTGGATGATGATCGACTGGATGCCGTTCTCGTGGTCGTCGCGCCAGTTCCCGTTGTAGTATATCTTATTGTCGTAGAACACGATGTCGTCGTTGGTGTCCACGTACGGTGTGGCTTCACTTCCCACCGCGGTGGCCCACACGCCGCACCACGAGGTCGGGGCGAAGTTGGTGTTCTCGCAATGGCGGACCGCGACGTGGTCGCTCGGAGCCCGGATCGACATATTGCCGAGCCGGCCGCCGACCGCGTCGAACTTGACGTTCTCCAGGATCAGGTACGAGGCCTTGATCACCGTCTCGCCCGTGAACACCGGCAGGTTCGCCGCGCTGAAGCCGCGGACGAAAATCGGCTTGCTCGCCGTCCCGCGTCCGGTCAGCCCCAAGCGGCTGCCCAGGAAGTTGGTGTAGGTGTACGGGCCGCCGTGGATCTCGACCACGCTTCCCGGCGCCAGGTTCAGCGGAATGGTCCGCCGCGGTTTGGTCGGGCTGCCGTACGGGTTGCTGGTGTCGGTCGCAGCCGAGTGGGTGCAGTCCACGTAGTGCGTGTACGGGCCGTTGCCGGCATTGCGGTACGGCTGAGGGCCGCTTCCGAAGTCGAACGTCGCGTTGGCGTACATCGTGTGCGACTGCTCGATCCCGAAGCTCGGAGCCGGGATGCCGATCGGAGGCGTCCACGACCCCGCCGACTGCGGCGGAACCACGGTGATCACCACCGTATCGAGGTCCTTGCCGCCGCGGTCGTCGGTCACCTCGAGGGTGATCGTGTGCGTGCCGACCGACAGCGTCACCGAGGGCCGCGCGCCGGTGGCGATCTGGGTGGTCCCTTTGCGCCACACGTAGCCGGCGATGCTGCCGTCCGAGTCGCTGGAACCCGAACCGTCCAGCGTCACCTGCTGGCTGCCGTTGTCGTCGGTGTCCGTAACCGTCCGGTCCGGACCCGCGTTGGCCGTCGGAAGCTGGTTGGTCGTCGCACTGACCGTAACGCTCACCGAATCGCTGGCGGTCAGACCCCCGTCGTCGGTCACGGTCAGGGTGATCGTGTGCGCGCCGTTCGTCAGGGTCACCGTCGGATTCGGGCCGGTGGCGATCTGGTTGGTCCCTTCGCGCCACACGTAGCTGACGATGTCGCCGTCCGGATCGTTCGAGCCCGAGCCGTCGAGCGTCACCTGCTCGGAGCCGTTTCCGCCGCTGTCGCTGACCGTCTGATCCGGTCCGGCGTTGGCCGTCGGCGGGTTGTTCTCACCCGCGTCGCCCAGGCTTCGCACCTGGAAGTCGTCCCAGTACTTGCCTTCGTGCAGGCCGCACCAGAGCCCGACCTTGCCGGCGGTCCGACGGGCCGAGCGCGAGTCGTAGCAGTCCGCCTGCCACGCCGTCGGCTCATTCTCCCCGTCGGCCCAGACCTTGGCCTTGACCACCGTCTGGTTGGCCAGCGAAATCACCTGGACGCGGTAGCGGTACCAGACGTTCGGCTGCGGGGTCACCTGCGTGTCGGTGACGCCGCCGCTCATCTGGTCCCCGTTCGGATGCGGCGAGACGTGGAAGCTGGTTCCGGCGAACCGGCGCAGCCGATAGTACGTGTCCGAGTTCGGATAGTCCGAATAGAAGGTCACGCCGAGGCTGCCGTCCGTGGTGGTGGTCATCATTCGCCCGGTCACCTCGTAGTTCGACCACGATTCGCTTCCGCCCGCCACGTAGTGGGCATGGGCGTCGCTGAACACGCCGGGCGTTCCAAACGCCATAGTCCCGCCCACGTCGTGCACCGCAAAGATGCCGTCGCTGCGGGTCAGGCTGCTCTGGACGTCGGTGTCGAGCCAGTTGGTCGGGCTCGCGCCGTCCGCGTAGCTCTCAAAGTCCTCCGACAGCAGCGCGCTGGCCGCCTTCACGGCGACCTTCTTGTCGCCTTGCACGCTGGCGGCGTCCTCGACGTACTCGGCCGCGATTATCACCGAAACGTCCGACGCCACGTCCGTCGGCGTCTGATAGACGCCGGCGCTGATCTGGCCCGGACCGGAGGTCACCGACCATTCCGCCGCGCCCGTCACGTCCGTCGTCGTCTGGTCGTCGTAGGTCGCCACCGCCTGATAGTTGGCGCTGGCGCCCGCCGCGACCGTGTCCGGACCGGCGATCTGCACGGCAACCAGTTCCTTGCGGGTGTTCCTGACCGCAAAGCTCTTGGCCGCCTGCTTGGTAACGTTGTTCTCGGCGTACGCGGCCTGGACCTTGACCGCCTGGTCCGCGGTCAACGACGCCAGAGCCGAATAGACGCCCGGACGGATGAAGGCGCCTGAACCTTCCACCACCGACCAGTTCGCCTTGCTCGCCACGTCCGACGTGCCGCCGTCGTCGTAGGTCGCCTTCAGCGAAAACTCGCCGGTTCCGCCTTCGTCGATCTCCACCGGACCGTCCAGCGTCAGGCCTTCCAGGATCCGAATGGTGTTGGCCACCGTGATCCTCAGGGTGCCTTGCTTCCCGATCCCGCCTTCGCTGTAACCGGCCTGGATCGTCACGGCCGTGTCCGCCGTGACCACATCCGGAGCCGTGTACCGCCCGTCGGCGCCCATCGATCCGGGACCGGCCACCAGAGTCCAGACCGCCTGGCCCGTCACGTCCGCCGTCGTTCCGTCGGCGTAGTGGGCCGTCGCGATGTAGCGGGCCTCGCCGGCCTCATTCACCGTCGTGGCGCCGCCGATCATCACGTGGTCCAGCCCGGCCGTTCCGTTGGTCAGGGTGATGCTCTTCTCAGCGGTGAGGCTCACGCCGTTCTGGGCGTAGCTGACCTGGAGCATCGCAGCCGTCGCGCCGTCCAGCGCCGCCGGGGCTGTGTACACTCCACCCTCGTCGACCGCGCCCGGTCCGCTCGCGACGGTCCATGACGCCTTTTCGGTGACGTCCGCCGTCGCGCCGTCCGTGAACGTCGCGGTCACCCGGTAGGCCGAGCTTCCGCCCGCCTTCACCGCCTCCGGGCCTGTGATCGTCAGCGACGCCGGAGCCGGGGCCGCATCATCCATCACGATCAGGTCCAGCGAAGCATCCACCGTGGCATTGCGCTCCTGGTAGCTGGCCCGAATGGTCACCGGGGTCTCGCCGGAGACTTCCGGCGCGGTGTATGCGCCCGCCGTGGTAATCGTGCCCGGTCCGCTGCTGATCGACCAGACCACGTTCAGCGTTACGTCGGCGCTGCCGCCGCCCTCGTAAGTGACCGTCGCCTGGTACGACTCCGTGGCGCCCTCGCCAAGCACCGTCGTTCCGGTGACCGCCAGTCCCGTCGGCCGGGCCTTCTGTCCGCGAACGATGGTCAGGGACTTCTGCGACTCCAGCGACAGGGCCTTGGCCGTGTACGCCTGATCGCCTTCGCTGTAGGTCGCCCCAATTGTCACCGGCGTGTCCGCCGACACCGTACTCGGCGCGCGGTACAAGCCCGAAGGCGAGATCTCGCCCGGACCGCTGAGTATCTCCCAGCGCGTATTGCCGGTCACGTCGCGCGAAAGTCCCTCGTCCGTGCTGGCCGTCGAGATGAAGCTCGCGGTGCCGCCTTCGGCCACCGTGTCCGGTCCCGCGATCTCGAGATTCTTGGCCTCGCCCATCGTGGTTACGACGTTGAAGTCCATGCTGGCCGACTCGGTCACCCCCATCCCGGCATAGCTGGCCTGCACGCGAACCGGAGTCTCGCCGCTGACCGTGGCCGGGGCGGTATAGACACCGCTCGCGTCGATGGTGCCGGGGCCCAGGGTGATTGACCAGACCGCGGTCGCGGTCACGTCCTGTGTGCTGCCGTCGACGAACATGGCCGTCGCCGCGAAGTTGCCGATGCCGCCTTCGGGGACCATCTGCGGCCCCGCGATCGAAATGCCTCGAAGATCGGGTACCGGGGGTACCGTCTCAACGCATCCCCCCGCCATCAATACGCCTACCGTCGTCACGAAACCGAACAGAATCAGGGAGGTCTGTCTCAGGGGTGAAGCGGACGTGCCGCCATCGCTACCATCACGTCTGCCGCCAGGGAGACCTAGAAACATGAATTGTCCTCCAATCGGACAGTAATTCCAGTTATTAGACAGATTAAGCGCAACGTAACGCTGCTGCTGTCTTTCTGCTATTGCCGCTCGATGTAACTATGGAATATCTGGGGGAAATAGTCAAAGTTGGGTTGCGGTGCTCTTGGGTTGGAGTCTGCTGCGGTCTGCCGAGGCCGCTTTCGAGCACCGGGAACAAATTGATGAATCGTCAGTCCAACTCAACACAGATTCGGCGGGGGGACCTCTTCCATCCATGGCGCGTTCCTCTCCTTTGCACAATTGTTCAACAGCGTTCTACATTATCGGTCTAAGAATGTAGCGAAGTTTACCCGCAGGGGGAGCGGCAAACGGCCGCCGCTCGGCGGACTTCGGAGGATCACAGAGGATCATAAATGCATGTGCTTGTGGGTCATCGGAATATGAAGGACTATATCAGGTTGGGGCCAAGAACAGGTGATCTTGGCGTGTCCGATATTCTGCACATCGTGTCCACAACATTATATCCCGCAGATCAAGCATTGCGGATTTTTTTCCCTGCCCCTGTCTTTTCCGCTGATGGTCTCGCTCCGCACCGAATGCGTTGTCCGCCAACGCCATCTGTCTGATATCCGGACGTCCGTGTGGAGTTATCAATGAGCTTGATCCGATCTGGCGCAGATCTACGCCCATCCGGGATCGCCAATTCATAATATAGTGAAACCGATGCGCCGACGTCGCGCGAAGCTGCGCGTCGCGACATTGCCGATGGGCAAGAACCGTGGGGCTGCCCAACCGGCGACACCGGTAATACAACCACTCACAACTACCGTCGATACAGCCATGGCGCCTGCGACGGCGATCGTGGATATGTCGCAGGCATTGGGTCGGTCAGTGACGCGATATCCGCTTGGGCGGCGATCATGGCAAGTCAAAACGTCATTCGTGTCGCGCGTCATCGGCCGGCTCGGCCAGGCGTCAACCGCAGTCGCGGCTAACGCCCTCATGTGGGAGCCGCCAAGCGACGAATATACGGTTATCGGACCAACAATGTCAAGGGGGTGTTTTTTTTCGCCGTCAGGTCGTGCCCAAGCGGCGGCAGCCTCCTGCTGGAACGCTTGCTGCGTGTCGTTGACAGAGGCCTGCGGCTTCGCTATTGTGGCGGCATCGGGTGGGGGAACGCTTCGCCGATGCCGTTCCCGACCCGCCCGACGGCCAAGTTCGCAGGGATGAAGAACTTGATGCAGAGTGTTCCGGTGCTGATCACCTGGGACGTCGATCCGACCCCCGAGGTGACCGTCGAAAACAAAAAAGCCGCCCTCGTCCGGGCCGCGTCGCTGCTGAGCGATCTGCGGATCGCCGGCACGTTTTTCGTCCACGCCCGCATCGCTCCGGTCCTGGCCGACGAGATTCGCATGCTCGTGGCCAACGGCCACGAGATCGGCTGCCACGGCTTGACCCATGGCGACGAGGAGGAATACTCCTCCATGCCCGAGTCGATGCAGCGGAGTTACCTGACCGAGGCCACCGCCATCCTCCGCCAAACCGCCGAACGTCCGATCCGCTCGTTTCGCGGTCCGCGGGTCAAGACCTCCGCCGCGACGCAGGCGATTCTCGAGGAATTGGGCTACCTGTGCGACGGCTCGGTCTGCTCTCAGCGGGTGGATCTGGTGAGCTCCAATCTTATCAATCCCGGCTGGATCGCCGCGCCGCGACTGCCGTACCATCCGCGCCGTGACAATCCGTTCCGGCGCGGCGGTCGCCGCCTGTGGGTGATTCCGGTCTCCGCCGCCGTCGCGCCATTCATCTCCAGCCTGCTCTACGTCGCGGGAACGGGTTTCATGAAGATGCTTTTCCGGACGCTGCTCTGCGAGTCCCGTCGGACCGGCAAACCCATCGTCTACCTGATCCATCCGTTCGAGTTCGCTCCGTTCACCGAGCCGCGCCCGGCCAAGGAGCTTTCGTGGCTCCGGAAGATCAAGACGCACGGGTTGTCCATCCGAAGCCGCTTCTACGAGAAAAACCACGAACGACGTTTCGCCATGAACGCCGAGCTTTTCCGCTTTATGCATTCCTTCGCTGACGTGCGATTCATGACGGTCAGCCGATATGTCCGCGAGGTGCTGGCGGAACCGCCCGGCGAATCGGAGGCGTCATGCAATCGTTGAACTGGTACGTCCGCCGCCTTCGCGCGATGTCGCTCGGCGAGATCGCGTGGCGCATCCACGGCGCCGCCGTCGTCCGCGCCGACCGCCTTTTGCTGTCGCGGCGTCAGGGTCTTGAGCCGCTGGAACGAATCCTGCGTAACGGCGACGGTGCGATCGATCCGCCGTGCCGCGTCTGCGGCGTGGCCGTCGGCGAAGCGAGCGCCGTAGGATACGAAGACGCCTGGCGAGACGCCCTTGTCGCCACGGCTGACCGCATCGTCGAACATCGGCTAAGCTACTTCGATCAGACCGACCGCCACCTTGGCGACCCGATCGACTGGAACCGTGACCACAAACGGGGCCAGCCTTCACCGCTGGTATTCGCGCCCTCCATCGACTACCGCGACGTGCGCGAGACCGGCGACTGCAAGTTCGTCTGGGAGCCCAACCGCCATCACCAAATGGTGGTTCTCGGCCGGGCCTATCGCGCCACCGGCGAGCTGCGCTATGCCCAGGCCGTCGTCGATCAGATCGACGGTTGGCTCCGCGCGTGTCCCTACGGACTTGGGATGAACTGGCGAAGCCCGCTCGAGCTGGGCCTGCGGCTGATCAACTGGGTCTGGGCCCTCGACCTGATCCGCGAGGCGGAACTGGTCCGCGGCGAGTTCCGCCATCGCCTGTTCGACAGCGTCCACCGCCACCTCTGGGAGATCGCCCGCAAGTACTCCCGAGGCTCCTCAGCCAACAACCACATCATCGGCGAAGCCGCTGGTGTCTTCGTCGCTGCCTCGTACTTCGATCGGATTCGCAACGCCTCAGCCTGGGCCGACCGCGCCTTGCGGATCGTCTACCGCGAGATGCTCGGCCAGACCTACGCCGACGGCGGCACCCGCGAACAGGCCGCCAGCTACCACATCTTCGTCCTGCAGTTTCTTCTGGCCGTCCGCCACGTGGCCCTTCGCACCGGCCGCACGCTGCCCGACGGCTACGACCAGCGGCTGGAACGCATCTTCGAGTTCATCGCCGAACTGCTTGCCGGCGGTCGGCATCTGCCGATGTTCGGCGACGCCGACGACGGTTATGTCCTGGATTTGAGCAGCCATCCGCGGGACCCGCGCCAGTGGCTCGCCGTCGGTGCTTTGCTGTTCGACCGTGCGGATTTCGCCGCCGTTGCGGACGAATTCCCCGAAACAGCGTTCTGGCTGGCCGGTCCGCAAAGCCGCGCCAATTACGAGAATTTGCGCCGGTCGAACCAGCCGATCCTGCGCCCGCGGGCCTTTGCCGACAGCGGCACGTATCTGCTTCAGCACGCCGGCGGCGATCACCGCGTCAGCGTCGTGTTCGATTGCGGCGAGCACGGCTATCACTCCATCGCCGCCCACGCCCACGCCGACGCCCTGAGCTTCGTCCTGCGGCTCGACGGCCGCGATCTGCTGGTCGATCCGGGCACCTACGACTACTTCACCTTTCCCGAGTGGCGCAATTACTTCCGTGGCACCCGCGCCCACAACACCGCCGCCGTTGACGGCTGCGATCAGTCCGAGTTGCTGGGCCTGTTCCTCTGGGGCCGCCGCGCCCAATCGAAATGCCTCGAATGGGACGCCAACGACCGCGGCGGCCGGATCGTCGCGGAGCACGACGGCTACGCCCGCCTGACCGATCCGGTGATCCACCGCCGCACGCTTGACCTCAATGGTCCCGAAGGCAGACTTATGATCCGCGACGGGTTCACAGCCCGCGAAAGCCACCGAGTCGAGATATGCTTCCACTTCGCCGAGGAGGTCCAGGTCGCTGCGCTCGACGGCAACCGGTTCGCCATCGAGCTCGATCAGGTGTCCGCCACGCTCATTCTGGACCCGAGGCTCGTTCCCACGCTCATCCACGCTCCCGATCAGCCGGTCGGCGGATGGGTCAGCCGCGGCTATCACCGCAAGACGCCCTCCACCTCGCTTTTCGCCCGCGCCGGATTCTCCGGGCCGACCGAGTTCCTCTGCGAACTCCATACCGGTGGACACGCAAGCCGATAATCGGTAGTATGGGTGACTGGATACAAGGGGCCCGGTCATGGAGAAAAACGCCAAGCGATCATCGGTCATCGTCGCCGCCGCCGTCGCGTTTGCTTTGGTGGTTGGCGCCGGTGCCGCCTACCGTCTGGCTGCGGGCCGTCTGGCCCGGCCCAGCGCCGGCCTGGCCATTCCACGCGGCACACTCGAAAGGCGCCTGCCGCTGCAGATCGGGCCCTGGCAGGGGGCCGAGGTGCCTCTGGACCCAGCTATCGTTCGCACCACCGACGCCGACGATCTGGTCAACCGCGAGTACGTCAGGTCCGACGGCCAAGCCGTCGCCCTCTTCATTGCCTACGGCGTCCGCGCCCGCGACCTGATGCCGCACCGCCCCGAGGTCTGCTATCCCGGAGCCGGATGGACCGTTGACGACACCGAGACCGTCGACCTGAAACTGCCCGACGATACGACCCGCCAGGTTCGAATTCACCGATTCTTCCGGCCGGGTCTGAGCAACCAGCAGATTACCGTCTTGAACTACTACATCGTGGACGGCCGGTACAGCCCGGACGTCTCGCTGCTGCGGTCCATGGCGTGGCGCGGCGCCGGCGGCGTCCGGTACGTCGCCCAGGTCCAGATCACCGCCTCCTCCGCCTCCTCCCGCTCGTCGCAGGCCGCTCTGGACGCGATCCGTGATTTTGCCGTCGCCGTCGACCCCCACATCGCCGGTCTGCTGCCCGACGCCACGACCACCGCCCCTGTTTCGGAGGCGGACCATGACTAAACCGGCCAGAAGGAGACGACGGATCGAGGAACCCGCCCCTGGCGCGATCTTCACGCCTTTCGCCCTTGCCGTCGGAGCGGTCCTGTTGATCGCGCTGATGTGGAGCTACTGGCCGGCCCTCCGCCCGCTCATTCGCGAATGGCAGGTCGATCAGAACTACTCCGTGGGGCTGCTGGTCCCCTTCGCCGCCCTGTGGCTGCTCTGGCACGATCGCCGCAAGTTTCAAGCCGTCACGATCCGTCCCGCGTGGGTCGGCGGCATCGCCCTGATCCTCGTGGCCCAGCTCGCCCGGGCCTATGGGTTGCTCTTCCTTTTTGAATCCGCTGAGCGATATTCCCTGGTCCTCTCGCTGGCCGGGCTCGTCCTGCTCGTCGCCGGGCGACAAGCCTTCTGGCGTGCCCGCTGGATACTTCTGTTCCTCTTCCTGATGGTCCCGCTGCCCGGGAAAATTCACAACCTCATCAGCGGACCCCTTCAAAGCTACGCCACCGCGGGAGCCGTCTTCCTGCTCGAACTGTTCGGCATGAGCGTCGCCCGCGACGGCAACATCATCACTCTCAACGGCAGCACCGAACTGGCCGTCGCTGAGGCGTGCAGCGGCCTACGCATGCTCACCGCCTTCGTCGTGGTCGCCGCCGTCCTGGCCTATTTCGTGAACCGTCCGCCGTGGCAGAAAGCCGTCCTGGTGGTCTCCAGCGTGCCCATCGCCATCGCCTGCAACATCATCCGGCTCGTCATCACCGCCGAGCTGTACCTCTTGACCAGCAGCGAGGTCGCGGAGAAGTTCTTCCACGATTTCGCCGGGCTGACCATGATGCCCATGGCGGTCCTGATGCTCGTCGGATTGCTGATCCTGCTGGATCGGCTCGTGATCGAGGACCAACGGGCCGCCTCCGGAACTGTGCCCGACAGGGTCGAATCGTAGAGCCCTTCTCTCCTCGTAGCCGTTACGGGCGCCGCGGTTCATGACGTGCATCAAGCCTTCGTGCGGCTTATTCCTCTTGACTTTCTCTCTGAATCGGTGGTATGCTGGAACTAGCAGAGAGCTTTGAGGAGAAGTCAAAAGGCAACGTGGGCGGATCCTCGGGGTGGATTTCGCTTTTAGTGGAACCATATTCGGTAACAGGCCCAAACGGATTCGAGATGCTGGGATTCTCGGACGTTCGGGCAAGTAAATCAGGGGGATTGGATATGAAGACACACAGAACAGTTCTAGCCGCCGGGTTGGGTCTGCTGGCCTTTGTGCTGATGCCGGCCTTCGTTCAGGCCGACATCACCACCGGGGCCTGGTTCATGGATCAGTCGAACACCTTTGCCGACGGAATCAATTACGGCCGCGTGGACATCGAAGCCGATTCCATCGCCGGAACCGTCGATTTCACCGTGGACGCCTTCGTAATGCCGATCTATGGGCCGATCAACAACTACGGGATCGACTCCTTCGGTTTCAACTACACCAGCGCTGTGACGTCCGATCCGTCGACCTGGACGGTCGATTTGCCGACCGGTTGGTCGCAGGACGACAACGGCGGGAATATGGACGGCTTTGGGCGTTTCATGGTGACAGAGGACGGCACCGGCAACTCGCGGCAGAATCCGTTGATCTTCACGATCACGCTGCCCGATCCGGCTCAAGCCGTGGCCATGAACTTTGCCGCCGACTCGACCGGCACCGCCGGCGAAGGCAACGTCTTCTTCGCCGCCCACGTTGCCGGGTTTAACTCCGAAGAAAACCTGGTGGACCCCAACGCACCCAGCGCGGGGAGCCACTTTATCGGCGGCTCGACGCCAGTGCCGGCCCCCGGGGCCGTGGTGCTGGGCTTGGTTGGGTTCGGCTTCGTCGGATGGTTCAAACGTCGTATGACGTAACGGTCCGATAAACATAAGGTTATGGCCGGAGATGGATCCTTTGGTCCCTCTCCGGCCGAAAGAAGTCGACGACGGTTTTGGTTTGACAGAAACGTTGGGTTTCGCTTATACTGGTCTCCAGACGCGCAGGGGTTGCAGCGTTTGTTCGGGCAGTGGTTAGGTGACCAGATGAAGGTGTGGACGGCTATGGCGTTGGGTGCGTTGGTTCTGGCGGCTCCGGCCGTCCAGGCCGACGTGGCTGCTACGCCCTGGACGCCAACCGCGGCTGGTGAGTTCTCAGCCAGTTCCGTGAGCCCATCCGTCGAGATCGGCCCGATTGTGTGGCTCGATTCGGAGTTCGGCTCCAGCATGGCCCTGCCCGGCGGATCCGGGCTTTCGCCGGAACAGGACACCCAACAGGTCCAGTCGCTTCCGGACACCCCAGGCAGCGCCGCTCTGATGCTTCTGGGCCTTGGCAGCCTCGGAGCCCTCCAAGCTGGCCGGTCGGCCAAGAAATTCCAGTTCGGCCATTTCGCTTCCTGGTACCATTCCGGCGGACCACGCCAGATCGGCTACTCCTTCGCCATCGACCTGGAAAAACTCAGTAATATTAATGATCTTGCGGTTTGCCTCTTTGAGGCCATCGTCGAGGTCATCCCCTCTGGTCCTCTCCTTCAGCGGCAGCCGGTGCTGGTCTGGCGTCAAGCCCAGGCCTGTCCGGCGGCGACCGAGTGTCGTGGCCCGCCTCAGACGTGCTAACCACCTGCGGTCCGCATCGCAGGAAGTGTTTCTTTGTTGCCTTATTAGCACGGGTTGATTTATATTCACAGGAGAATTGGCATGAGGAATATGAAAGTGATGCTTGGCGTAGCCGCTCTGGCGGCTGTGGTTCTTGGCCCGATGGCCATGGCTGATACGTTCATCCTGGAAGACCTGAATACCACGGTCGTCCTGGACAACTCGACTGGCTCGGGAATGTACGAGTGGGACGTTGAGGGAGTCAATCACCTGTCGCAGCAGTGGTTCTGGATGCGGATGGGACAGGACCGCGA
Coding sequences:
- the epsI gene encoding EpsI family protein; its protein translation is MEKNAKRSSVIVAAAVAFALVVGAGAAYRLAAGRLARPSAGLAIPRGTLERRLPLQIGPWQGAEVPLDPAIVRTTDADDLVNREYVRSDGQAVALFIAYGVRARDLMPHRPEVCYPGAGWTVDDTETVDLKLPDDTTRQVRIHRFFRPGLSNQQITVLNYYIVDGRYSPDVSLLRSMAWRGAGGVRYVAQVQITASSASSRSSQAALDAIRDFAVAVDPHIAGLLPDATTTAPVSEADHD
- a CDS encoding polysaccharide deacetylase family protein, translating into MQSVPVLITWDVDPTPEVTVENKKAALVRAASLLSDLRIAGTFFVHARIAPVLADEIRMLVANGHEIGCHGLTHGDEEEYSSMPESMQRSYLTEATAILRQTAERPIRSFRGPRVKTSAATQAILEELGYLCDGSVCSQRVDLVSSNLINPGWIAAPRLPYHPRRDNPFRRGGRRLWVIPVSAAVAPFISSLLYVAGTGFMKMLFRTLLCESRRTGKPIVYLIHPFEFAPFTEPRPAKELSWLRKIKTHGLSIRSRFYEKNHERRFAMNAELFRFMHSFADVRFMTVSRYVREVLAEPPGESEASCNR
- a CDS encoding heparinase; amino-acid sequence: MQSLNWYVRRLRAMSLGEIAWRIHGAAVVRADRLLLSRRQGLEPLERILRNGDGAIDPPCRVCGVAVGEASAVGYEDAWRDALVATADRIVEHRLSYFDQTDRHLGDPIDWNRDHKRGQPSPLVFAPSIDYRDVRETGDCKFVWEPNRHHQMVVLGRAYRATGELRYAQAVVDQIDGWLRACPYGLGMNWRSPLELGLRLINWVWALDLIREAELVRGEFRHRLFDSVHRHLWEIARKYSRGSSANNHIIGEAAGVFVAASYFDRIRNASAWADRALRIVYREMLGQTYADGGTREQAASYHIFVLQFLLAVRHVALRTGRTLPDGYDQRLERIFEFIAELLAGGRHLPMFGDADDGYVLDLSSHPRDPRQWLAVGALLFDRADFAAVADEFPETAFWLAGPQSRANYENLRRSNQPILRPRAFADSGTYLLQHAGGDHRVSVVFDCGEHGYHSIAAHAHADALSFVLRLDGRDLLVDPGTYDYFTFPEWRNYFRGTRAHNTAAVDGCDQSELLGLFLWGRRAQSKCLEWDANDRGGRIVAEHDGYARLTDPVIHRRTLDLNGPEGRLMIRDGFTARESHRVEICFHFAEEVQVAALDGNRFAIELDQVSATLILDPRLVPTLIHAPDQPVGGWVSRGYHRKTPSTSLFARAGFSGPTEFLCELHTGGHASR
- a CDS encoding exosortase/archaeosortase family protein, whose translation is MTKPARRRRRIEEPAPGAIFTPFALAVGAVLLIALMWSYWPALRPLIREWQVDQNYSVGLLVPFAALWLLWHDRRKFQAVTIRPAWVGGIALILVAQLARAYGLLFLFESAERYSLVLSLAGLVLLVAGRQAFWRARWILLFLFLMVPLPGKIHNLISGPLQSYATAGAVFLLELFGMSVARDGNIITLNGSTELAVAEACSGLRMLTAFVVVAAVLAYFVNRPPWQKAVLVVSSVPIAIACNIIRLVITAELYLLTSSEVAEKFFHDFAGLTMMPMAVLMLVGLLILLDRLVIEDQRAASGTVPDRVES